The Ananas comosus cultivar F153 linkage group 6, ASM154086v1, whole genome shotgun sequence genome segment ACATGATAACAAGCAAGgaaatatatatgtagaataagtaacaatataaattatataaattgtgcTCACTGGCAATATTTAACTTTCTGAATCCAAGCTAATTAGTCATTCATAAGTAGAGATTTATCCACTTGCATTGGTGGAGAATCTGACTTGATTTAATACAATTTGATATAGTTCAAGCTCCAATTGACCACATTGAGTTAATTCCAGATTGAGCTGGGTTGATTCTACTTTAACTATAACCATTTTTGGACCTACCAACAAAGTATGAGCTCACAGTATTAAAAGCAATAATCGAAAGAATAAACCAATTTATCACTTATCTTCTGCTACTCTGCTAGATGCTTCAGTGCTGCAGGGCACACACCCATGTGGATTAGTTAATGTTTCCAGATTATCCAGATTGTCTCTTAGAGCTAAACAGTACAGGTAGACATGACATGCATGATTGTTATGATGCAGAAGTCAGTACTAGTACAGAAGTAGCTTAACCAAAGCTAACTGTTTTCTACTCATGCTTTGGATCGTGTTATAGAAGCTGGTCTATTGCAGAGATGGAGCTGGCTGCTAATCCCCTCAGATCGACCAGAATTGCTCTCAAGTATGAGTGAAGACAATATGCGTTCCTGATCATAGATCTGAGTCATTTGACACCAACAAGGGAACAAATAATTCACTTAAAGGACATGTGGTTCTCCACGAAGTGCAAGAAATTCAAtggctataatattttttctattataaattgtgatctaatattttaaacataaagTTTGGGCCAACAGAACTTGCTAACCACTCTCAATCACCCTTCATAATAGCACTCATTAAATGATGATCTTGCATAATTATGCAATGAACTATATTTACTTATACAACATAGACACTAAAAGGCCGACAATTAATTAAACAATGAAAAGAAATAAACATGACTGACCTGAAAGTGTCGCTGAAAAGGTTTCTTCAATAACTTCAAGACCAGCAGACCAGCCGGATGTCAAGGTCTCAAATAAAGAAGCAGAACAGACGAGAGCAACAGAACCTTTTGTTATGGAACCACGTGCCCATAAGTATCTTAAGCTTTTAATCTGTTCTCTAAATCCTTGACGTGCTCTCAAGACCTGGGGACCAGAAATTGGATTTTTAAAGGGGGTGTACTTAAGTTTGCTTCCTAAGCATGACAGTATGTAGACGGCTCGCTGCAAGGACGACTCAGCTATGTTGCAGCTCGAAGTAGATGTCTCCAACTCCATTTCAGCATACCATAAATAAAGAAGAGGAACATTTTCCTGAAGGTCCTGGCCCACCATTTCGAACAAAGAAATATCAAACatctaaataattaaaacaagTAGAGTATATTAGGAAGAAAATAACAAGCTAGAATAAAACCATCTTTTGAGTCAACATTAAATATGAGAATTAACTCTTGAGAAAGGAAGTGGAAAGAAGAAAGAACCATTCTGTCTAAtccacatttatttatttaaaaaaaaaaaaatggaaagtgTTATATGAGTAGGCTACTAAGAGAAGCACTACACTAAAAAAAGCTCCAAACTGGATCTTTTGCTTCTGGAGCTCAGGATCCAATTTATGCGTCCTGCCACAGTAAAAGCtgtggacttttttttttttttatatagtggaAATTGCTGAGCTGAACACAGAAGCAGAAGCTGGGCCAAGCAGGCACCATGTAAGTACTATGGCAAAGTCTAACCCTTGTTCAGGGTCAATATATCTGTAAACAAATAAAGTGAAGTTCGAAACTGAAACAGAGAAGGCGAATTGCCATCACTAACAACAGAGAGGCAACAAATGTCATATTCTGAACACCAAAAACGATAGGCTTTTTTTTATGATATGGAGAATATTGCAATCAGCAAAACTGGGAACATTGTATTTGTGGGACAGATATCAGTTGaatcgaaagaaaaaaattacttcAATATGACAAGATTAAGACTCTTACCTGTGCAACTCCATCAACAGATAACAATGCCATATCCAATATCTTCCTTCCAAGATCAATATTTCCATGGCTGGCCTCTCTTCGTGCATATATACCGCAAAGTAACAAATCCTTTTGAATAACATGTGACACAAATGTCAGTGATTATCATAGAATTATGAACTTGAAATTGACAGTGACACTCCATTATATGATTGGCACAAACAGAACCAGCAATTTCTAAAAGTTCAACTTCGGCAAATATGAAGCCTGAGGAATGATATATCCATTCAAAATTCTACAGGGCATAAAAGCCTCAAAATTCACAAAAGACTTGTTGTTGTCATTTGTACCcacaaaagaataaaatacaataaaataattagaaataaaaatcatTGCACAAGTAAACTATGCAATTACAAACATATCAAGTACCTGTCGATCTTTTTTCAGTAGGTTTTTGGCCAAAGCTCGTGAGGCATTGGCTGAAGAAGATGACAAATTCCTTTTAGCTGAAAGTATCTCTTCAGTTACAAGTAGAGCTTCTTCTAATATATCATTACGAGGAAAGACATCAAGCGAAAGCAATATTGCATTCCGCAGAAATTTCATCATTGCAGTGCTTGTTGAAGAATCACTTTTGCTGCCCATCAGGGATTCCAAGCTAAGATGATCTGAAGAAGCTTGAATCTTGTTTACTAGTTCCCAGACACCTCTCAGATCTTTCAAAATATCATCTGGCACAGTCTCCAAGCTTAGAATCCGGTCAAGCCAACTCGATTTGTTCGTAGACGTCCTGAAGGTTAGAAGTCAAAGCAAAAACTGAGCATACGGAAACACCAGAACACCGAGAAACTCATGTATAACTTTTAATGTTATTGCTTCTATAAAGTACAAACATTAAGAGATATGGTGATAATATTCTAAACTAAATTACACGTAAGAGCTGATCTGTCCATCTCTTCACCGTAAGCAATGTATTTGACACGGTTATTCCCAGCAAATTACACCTAACGGGCTAACAATTTtagaaaattgaaatatatgtccaattgaaaaaataataaaaaaataaacgccATTGATATTTGAACATCACTAGTTACTTTATTATCACACAAGAACAAACAAAGCAGTGAAATCTATCAAACAGAAGAAAACTGAGATTACCATTGAGAAATTTTACCACCATAGAAGTCAACAAATTGGCACAGCAAGGACAAACGAGCCTCCTCTGATGACAAAGAGAACAAGTAGTCACTGACATCGTCAAACAAGATCACCCTTGAAAGCTGTTCATCACCATCCTGCGCTGGGTTGTCAGGATGAGCAGATTCTGATTTTCAAAGGCCAGCGTCATCATCCAAAGATGAAAAGTCAAATGAAAATGAAGATTAACAAGCAAAAAGAAGTTATCAATAAGATCAGGATAAATATATCAGCAAATGATCCAAAAGGCAACATCAAAGAAAAAGCTAGAGAGTCACAAGTACCAGAACTTTCATAAACAGGCATCCACTGCTCATTGTCCCTTGATAATTCCTCAAGGGACCATTTTTTCCATGTATTGACATCTTTAACCTCGCTATTAGACTCGGCATCTATATCAATTCCTAGTTTTTTTAACAACGATTCAACATCTTCTTGCAATGGAGCATCTTCAGTATCAGGGTGCTCTTCCTCATTTCCATCAGCTAGGGTAGGCCCTATTAAATTATCTAGCTCTTCATTCATTTCACTTTTCATCGATAAAGGGTCAAACCAACCACTCCAGCCTCCTACTTCAGCCTCTTGCGAACTTTCCGGCATAATCACATTCTTCCTGTTCTCCTCATCTTTTGCTAACCATTTAGACCACCCAGCTGCACCCTCTTCTCCAATCCTTGCACCACCACTATTCCAGAAGTGCTCAAAGAGCCTTTTCTTACTATATGGTGTGAGAAGTAAGGTTGGGCACAACAAGCTATACTCTATTTGAGCTTGAAACAACCCAGTTGTTAATTCCCGGTAACCTGTCTGCCACTCGAATCTGCATAGACTCACAAAGATATCCACCAAACCAAGTTCTAGCTGAACTAAGGAAGAATTCGATGAATGGACATCAGCAATTTGACAATCCTGCATATAGATTGAATTGATTAACAGAAAAAAGAACCTGACAtctcgaaaataaaaaaatgcaacaAGAGAACAAGTAAATGAAGACCTAAAAGTAGAAACAAATTAACTATGGAATCAAATTCAAGAAGCTCAATCAGTaatatgtacaaataaaatCTCCTTGTAAGTTTGCTTTCGAATTCTTTCACATCCGGATGAGTAGATATATAAAAGGAAATTGTTAAATGTTATATTTGATATATTGATACAAATAAAATGCAAGGCACTAAACTAGACATCCAGTAACCCTTTAAGTGATTAATATCAAGAACAAATACACGATAATTATTCATGCATTGATGGAAAACTAAAAAAGAAGTAGAAACCCAGCGTACATGTTTTTTAGTAGTAGAAAACATGTGAAGAAGTGACTATCAAATAAGACGAAACGGACAATATAAAAGTGAATAATAGGGTCAATATCTGTAAGAAtagatagagaaaaaaaaaaaggaacctGCCTACAAAGCTTGTCGCAAGACGAAGATAAAGCTTGAATGGCATGAGAATAACTTTTCCTTATTTCAGAGACCTTAAACCGAGAGAACTCGCTTTGGCAGAAAAGCAAATACTCTTTCCATAATCTACAACTATCCAAATGCTGCATCAGTATTTTTTCCCATTTGCCCAAGATATTACCACCAGTGTCCCTGTCATGATAAGATCTCAAAAGACAAAGCATCAGTTCTTCACTATCCGGATTGAGCTCCACAGCCTTCTCAAGTATGCTAATCTTCTTCTCAATTGTCTGCAGGCGAGCAGCTTTTTGTGGCTGAGTACTCGCAATTTTATCCTGAAATTTGTAAATAGTAGTTTTGAAAAAGTTAAGTTTTACCTGAATGAAAGGCCTACGAATAGCAAATAGACTGTTAGAGAGATTGCTACATGTGATACCCAAGGATTGCCTGTACCACCCATGTCATACTGTACCAAGGCCCTACCTGCACGTGGCACAGGATCGTGTCGATATTGTATCtacaaaatgttttttttttttttttttgcattttttgagATCCTTTTGAGTTTGATGTAAAAGTTTTACAATAGTTTTTTCATACTTAAAATATACAGATCTTGTAAATCTACTAACATTTTGAGGAATTAGTAAGTTCCATTGCATACTATAACCAACTTTTAgtgaaaaaatacaaataaaaagattttcttcaatttcttttatcattttatatctaGTGAATTTACCTATGGAAGTGTTTTCctataaattttcatccaaTTATGACTTTGGTTTTGGTTTCATGCGTATACTTTCGtaacatatataaaatgattttttgcagtttttaagatatttattactttattcTTACTAAATTGTGGAagatataatacataaaatatttttatatccattagagatattaaaacaaaaaactaggttttcttaaatttactaaaaagcCCGAGCCAATGTGCCAACGTGCTAATGGTGTGCCACTAACACGGGGGCATACCACCGCCGCTATGCCATGCCATGCCGCTATCACAGCGCAAAGGCGGTGCCATTGGCATGGCAATCCTCAGTGATACCTAAATTCATTATAATATGATCATGAAACAATTGATTCTTAATGTACATCTGTATATACatacaaaattacaaatgtAGCAAACATAAGCCAAAGATCTAGCAAGATGGTGGAAAACGCAACTCTAAACACTAGCTAGTATATACCTGAAATTCTGCAAAGGCCAACCAGACATTTTCATCATGAGGAAAATCTCTGGACTTTTTGTTGAAGTCTCTTGTCTTCCGAATCAATTCATCATCCCATGATGCTTCAAGCTCCCCCTTTGGTATAGACATATCACCACCGTTTTCAGAAGACAAATTCGATCCCAAAGGTATATAATCCTCGGGCACCATTGAAGGCATCTTTTTCTCAATAATTTTCACGTGCTTGAAACCCTTGTTTTTCTCGACAGTTGCATACTTCGCTGAATAGTAGCGACCTCCTGATCTCAGTTTATGGTCTAGTCCATCTTGATCTGCATCTACATCCATGTGCGAAGCTGAAGACCTCCAGCGATAACGAACTTGGAAATTGAGCCCAGAAAGTTCCATAAGACTATGAAGCTTGTAACGAGCAATATCCATTCTGTAGTTTTTACTCTATCATTAGAAAAATCAATTAAGGTTCATCAACATATTACAATGACTAGCGAGCCTGTCTAATTTGGTAAACTAAGAGAGGTTTTTTTCTCAAAGCTCGCACCATTCGCCAAATACTCAAAATAATTAGTAAAGCCAGTCAGTTTCAATTAGTCAAAATAATAGGTTGCGTAAACAATTTTGCAAGAGAAAGATTCAAGCAACTTAGGTGATGACACTGAACATCCATAACATAGAACTTATTCAGTAGAACCAGATGCATACACAATTGACAATATTCACAGAGCTCTGGTGCCACTGAATTAAAGCACAACCATCATCACCAAATTTGCTACTTTTCGACAATAAAAACATCAATTACATGAAGGAAGTAAAAAAGAACTAGGTGTGGAAGTAGAATAAGACACcgataaagataaaatcaatATAATATAGATTTTGAAGGTCATATGCTGTAATAGTTGCAGAAGTAAGTGAAGCTCGAAACAAGAGAAATGTACCTGTAGATGCACCCGAATGCCAAATTATCCCTATCACCACAAGCATCAAAGTAGTAATCTTTCGAGGGTTTCCTCTCAGACCCCGCCCACGCTCGAACCCCCGACTTCCTCGAAGCTCCCTCTCCAACACCCTCCTTCCCCcgctctcttttcctcttcttcttcctcctcctctccctcctcctagagctcctctcctcttcctccgacGAAGGAGACGGAGAGGAAGGGGAAGGGACTAGATCGTAGGACTTCGCCCGCGCCTCGGCGGCGGCAGAAGGGGCCtcgtcgtcggaggaggagATCGCCAGCTCCGGGGGAAGCGcagcgccggcgccgccgctcgCCGGGATGGCTGAGACGTCGAAGGTGAAGCTGGGATTGGAGAGCCATTGGACGGCGCcagaggaggagatggaggaggcggtggggttagggtttggagggTTCGACGAGAGGGGAAAGAGGGGGAATAACGAAGGGGTCGAGGGTTTCGGGATCGCTTCTCGCTCTCCTCCCCCTTCCTCCGCAGCCATGTTCGGGTTCagggacgacgacgacgacgtttTCGGGCTCGATGGGCTTCGGCGTGGCATTTTAGTCCACCGCTCATGCGAGTGTCACGTGTTGTGCACGTGATTAGAGAGTGGTAAAGCCCACATTGTAGCCGTGGCCCAGCCCAATTGGGCTGCGCGTAACTGGGCCGGATTCGGGGGATCCGACCATGCCCACCTCGAAtccggcccaaaatatttaataaattttgggtattttgtTCGGCCATGTTCAGATTAAAGataatatattcaattgaaatgaaattttacgtgaaatatttttattttccacgtTGTACTTTAACGGGAACTCAATGGCTTTCGAACTGTAGTTgttctcctttttttatttattttacttaaaaattttcaCACCAACACAGAGAAAGTTGAATACAATTCcaatacttaattttttattatttttcaatctaATGTTCTTCTACAGTTGGCTTTTTAGAGGCGTGAAGTTATGGACAAATTTAATTTACGGTGAACTAATCAACAAAAGAGTATTTAAGGCCGAAAATAACTCCGCGCTCCTTTCACTTTCGGTGAAGGGAAAATCCACAAACTCAAATAAGGTTCTGATTTGCGATTTTCAAAATCACTATCATAGTTAATAATATAGATAGCTAGAGTTTAGAATCTAAATAATCAACTGCTCTGCTAAAATTTCTATCAAGTTCTCTAATTGTTCACAGCACACAACGAGAAATTTGACAACGAAAAATGTTCTTCgattttataatttatgatCG includes the following:
- the LOC109711577 gene encoding protein NRDE2 homolog isoform X2: MAAEEGGGEREAIPKPSTPSLFPLFPLSSNPPNPNPTASSISSSGAVQWLSNPSFTFDVSAIPASGGAGAALPPELAISSSDDEAPSAAAEARAKSYDLVPSPSSPSPSSEEEERSSRRRERRRKKKRKRERGKEGVGEGASRKSGVRAWAGSERKPSKDYYFDACGDRDNLAFGCIYRMDIARYKLHSLMELSGLNFQVRYRWRSSASHMDVDADQDGLDHKLRSGGRYYSAKYATVEKNKGFKHVKIIEKKMPSMVPEDYIPLGSNLSSENGGDMSIPKGELEASWDDELIRKTRDFNKKSRDFPHDENVWLAFAEFQDKIASTQPQKAARLQTIEKKISILEKAVELNPDSEELMLCLLRSYHDRDTGGNILGKWEKILMQHLDSCRLWKEYLLFCQSEFSRFKDCQIADVHSSNSSLVQLELGLVDIFVSLCRFEWQTGYRELTTGLFQAQIEYSLLCPTLLLTPYSKKRLFEHFWNSGGARIGEEGAAGWSKWLAKDEENRKNVIMPESSQEAEVGGWSGWFDPLSMKSEMNEELDNLIGPTLADGNEEEHPDTEDAPLQEDVESLLKKLGIDIDAESNSEVKDVNTWKKWSLEELSRDNEQWMPVYESSESAHPDNPAQDGDEQLSRVILFDDVSDYLFSLSSEEARLSLLCQFVDFYGGKISQWTSTNKSSWLDRILSLETVPDDILKDLRGVWELVNKIQASSDHLSLESLMGSKSDSSTSTAMMKFLRNAILLSLDVFPRNDILEEALLVTEEILSAKRNLSSSSANASRALAKNLLKKDRQDLLLCGIYARREASHGNIDLGRKILDMALLSVDGVAQDLQENVPLLYLWYAEMELETSTSSCNIAESSLQRAVYILSCLGSKLKYTPFKNPISGPQVLRARQGFREQIKSLRYLWARGSITKGSVALVCSASLFETLTSGWSAGLEVIEETFSATLSGRRSSSLELETLWIYYVGLLQKHSKQLKFSKVRGSITEGLQIYPNNSKTYAAMLGLSCRYMVSNKVRLLLDKCIERNPSVIAWLFALSFEWDKPGSSSRIHGLFERALANNKLQKSVLLWRCYLAYEADIVRNPSAARRVFFRAIHACPWSKRLWLDGFQKLSSILTLKELSDLQEVMRDKELNIRTDIYEILLQDETEA
- the LOC109711577 gene encoding protein NRDE2 homolog isoform X1, with the translated sequence MAAEEGGGEREAIPKPSTPSLFPLFPLSSNPPNPNPTASSISSSGAVQWLSNPSFTFDVSAIPASGGAGAALPPELAISSSDDEAPSAAAEARAKSYDLVPSPSSPSPSSEEEERSSRRRERRRKKKRKRERGKEGVGEGASRKSGVRAWAGSERKPSKDYYFDACGDRDNLAFGCIYRMDIARYKLHSLMELSGLNFQVRYRWRSSASHMDVDADQDGLDHKLRSGGRYYSAKYATVEKNKGFKHVKIIEKKMPSMVPEDYIPLGSNLSSENGGDMSIPKGELEASWDDELIRKTRDFNKKSRDFPHDENVWLAFAEFQDKIASTQPQKAARLQTIEKKISILEKAVELNPDSEELMLCLLRSYHDRDTGGNILGKWEKILMQHLDSCRLWKEYLLFCQSEFSRFKVSEIRKSYSHAIQALSSSCDKLCRQDCQIADVHSSNSSLVQLELGLVDIFVSLCRFEWQTGYRELTTGLFQAQIEYSLLCPTLLLTPYSKKRLFEHFWNSGGARIGEEGAAGWSKWLAKDEENRKNVIMPESSQEAEVGGWSGWFDPLSMKSEMNEELDNLIGPTLADGNEEEHPDTEDAPLQEDVESLLKKLGIDIDAESNSEVKDVNTWKKWSLEELSRDNEQWMPVYESSESAHPDNPAQDGDEQLSRVILFDDVSDYLFSLSSEEARLSLLCQFVDFYGGKISQWTSTNKSSWLDRILSLETVPDDILKDLRGVWELVNKIQASSDHLSLESLMGSKSDSSTSTAMMKFLRNAILLSLDVFPRNDILEEALLVTEEILSAKRNLSSSSANASRALAKNLLKKDRQDLLLCGIYARREASHGNIDLGRKILDMALLSVDGVAQDLQENVPLLYLWYAEMELETSTSSCNIAESSLQRAVYILSCLGSKLKYTPFKNPISGPQVLRARQGFREQIKSLRYLWARGSITKGSVALVCSASLFETLTSGWSAGLEVIEETFSATLSGRRSSSLELETLWIYYVGLLQKHSKQLKFSKVRGSITEGLQIYPNNSKTYAAMLGLSCRYMVSNKVRLLLDKCIERNPSVIAWLFALSFEWDKPGSSSRIHGLFERALANNKLQKSVLLWRCYLAYEADIVRNPSAARRVFFRAIHACPWSKRLWLDGFQKLSSILTLKELSDLQEVMRDKELNIRTDIYEILLQDETEA